TCCAGAGTAGACACTGCGATCTGAGAGCAAACAATTTACTTgctttataaattaattgaaaattaataaaaatacctgaCTTCTGTTCAgctacataagaaaaaaaaagcaaatgaGCGCTTCAAACACATTTTACGATCATGATTAGTTAGGAAAATTTTCGGTATTTACTCATAATTTTCGGTATATACGGCCAGTATATTCTtagattttacataatttaagaaataccGGCAGAGATTGCTTTAGTCATAAAGCCGCTTTTGTACTCTTGTATATTGttcattacttttaataaattcgtgaccaaataaataaattattatttatttactacattGTTGCGTTTGCACACAAATGCACATTattaccatcattatcagcctattttaactacagggccaggcctctatCCATATAGGGGAGGGGATGTTTATACATTGTGCAACATACCTCTTCGCCATCAGGTCTGAAGGCGACCTGCAGCGCGTCGGCCGTCAGCTGTATGGTCTCGCAGTCGGAGCTGGTCTCCACACAGTTCCACAGCTTCACTGTCTTGTCCCAGGAGGCCGAGGCGAGCCGCGAGCTGGACAGGGTCGGGCTGAACGCCAGACTAGCTACCGGGGCTTCATGGCCCCCTAGTACCTAGGGATAAACACATACAGATAtattagaaaattaataataatattataaacgtgcaAGTTTGTAGGGGTGTTTGTTTGGAACAAACAAACTActgcagcgatttggctgaactttggaataaaaatagattttactctagattacttttgattccgaaaaaatccatggtttccgtgggatttTAGAAACTGAAGTcctcgcggacaaagtcgcgggcgtttggtAGTCTATACcatatcaacaaacaaatcacTTAATTTTATGACCTAATCAATGTTCTTCTTAGAATCGCGTTTACGGCCGGCGCACGCAAACTTTACCAGGTGTAGTGAGGCTCTATATGCGACCAGTTTtgttatgatttattattatttttcaactcGCGCTGTGAAATCGCCAATTTGCATTGTGAtgaatttaattgtaaaattgcaAATTTCTAGTAATCAAATTTCTTGACGACGACTTACGAGTTAAGAGAATATCAGAATCCATCATTAGACAGCATCAAATGACCGTGTGCCCATGGACGGCTTCGGTTGCGTCGGACAAAATCGTCATCATTGCCAACAAGAAGAATTTTGGTCTTGTGAGCTGTTAGTCGAATTTACCTGCGATCTCGATTCTCGGTCTGCCACGATTGGTGTCACCACACGATGTCCGCCACACGATGGCAGCCTAGATTGGTAGGTGAAGTCTGTGTTGTGTATCGTATAGGTAGGAGAAGTGTAAATAGTGTTTCACCAAACGTCGGTACTGCACTTTCAAGAACAAAGTTTGTGGCACCTCCGGATAAACACCTATAATCCACTCGTCCACACTTCAGTTGCAAGGGTCAAAACAATTTACGTCGGGCACTATAAATCCGTAAAACACACGTAACAACAAAAAACCATCCGAATTCGCTAATAAGCGTCGGTTTGCGAGCAAAAGCGACGTCGATACGCTTCTAATACAGTTTTCCGGCTGCAAACGCCGCAAAATCGCCCGCGTATTTCTCAACGGCCAGCGTCCAAACAATACGATCAAGTCATGTAGTTTCGCGTTGAGCGCAGAAATGTTAGTAGTTAGCAACAATTGCTAATTCCACGAAGGCTCCATCATCTCACAGGCTTGCACATGTGCAAGTTGCAGTAGCTGCACGAGCACAGCACCACATCTCACAACTCACCTCCAGCAGCTTGCCGAATTTGATGGACCACACGAATATCTCGAAGACATCGTGTCCGCCCGCGGCGCACAGCTCGCCGCTGGAGTCCACGGCCGCGCACGCAAACTGCACCAGGCTCGGCGACGTCAGCGTGCGGAAGTTGCGGTACCTGCACCAGACATTtataagctcgagtctcctctaaaaatgaggccaatagtccaccgcatTGGACCAATgtggattgccagacttcacacacgcagagaattaagaaaattctctggtatgcaggtttcctcacgatgtttttcctgatGGTGAAtgatgatttcttaaaatgcacgcaactgaaaagttggagttgcatgccccggaccgaattcaaacccataccctgcggaatcggaggcagtcatatccactaggccatCACGACTCTATTTATtcttaatcacactaatattataaagacaaaagttgtgtgtatgtttgttactcctttacgtCACAGCTGAactaatttggctgaaatttagaacgGAGATAGAATATACTGTGGATTAACTCatgttactttttaacccgaAAAATTCCATAGCTCccgggggatttgtgaaaaacaatttcacgcgaacgggatcgcgggcgtccgcgttCCAGTACTATGTCCTGTAGAagccgaaatgggtgtggattgtcatcctacacctataacaagttagcccgcttctatattagattgcatcttcacttaccatcagatgagattgtagtcaagggctagctagtaaagattaaaaaaaaactgtagttTCACAGGCAATTATACCATTCATACTAAAGTACAGCGTATCTGTGTGTGATTGTGTTTTTGCCTTCCCACGTATGTTGCCCGTTTATTTGATCCTACTTCCTAATTCctactaatctatatctatactaatattataaagaggtaaagtttgtaagtttgtcacattttttaaatggagtaatctttggaactactggtccgattttaaaaattctttcaccagtagaatgctacattatcggggagtgctataggctatattttatattggtatcatatatattagccgagttatcacagtttttgtcatacaggtcggactgaaaatcttcttaaacagacttattcgcatgcgctgccttaactactgtgtaaaattgaaattaatgtatggagacttcatgtatctttaaaagttctacaaaaaagtccgcgacaccatatatctatcttctatatattagcagatatagtaccttttgtgttttaaaaattattaattttatatacttaggtttacgtcattatttatacaactaaactttaatccttattaaaattaattatttaataatcacaaggatattatggagataagatttgccctttacagtatgttaattactttaatagtttctgagataatacaaaatttctaaaagacgcagaaattccgctatatgacgcccggcgctttcatttacgtagttcccgttcccgtgtgaatatgaggatcaaacatagcctatgacactcgcaaataacgtagctttctattggtaaaacaattttccaaatcggtccagtagatccagagattacctcctacaaccacacaaactttacctctttatattattagcatagaagtctctatttctcttggtcataccaccactctcgaaggactggaccgattttgctaggggtaggagtaagatagagaagttacagggtagggtagggtacgggtagggaagcgtaggggtagggtaggtttagggccgggtttagggtagtagtagggtagaggtagaggtagggtagtggtagggtagagttacGGGTAGGacagggaagtggtagggtaagggtaggataggcgtgagataggggtacgggtgggataggggtaggaaagggatagggtacggggagggtaggggtaggatgggtgtaggtaaggtaggggtaggtttggggtaggggtagggtagatgtaggggttgggtagggtgggttggggtagtggtagggtaggggtaggatagggtaggggtagtagtaaagttgacatcgcaatttacgcggacgaagtcgcgggcgtccgctagtaattattataaacgcgaaagtttgcatggatgtttggatgtttgttactctttaacgccgctactactgaagcgatttggctaaaatttggattggaaatggattttactctggattaacacataagctactttttatctcgaaaaaaaccatggtttcccgagatttgcgaaaactgatgattttaatgatatgaatgtttgttactctttcacgcctcgactacttaaccgaattagctgaaatttggtatttagatatattatagcatggattaacacataggctactttttatcccggaaaaattcatggttcccgagggatttgtgaaaaactaaattccacgcggacgaagttgcgggcgtccgctagtatatgtataaatgcaTGTTTGTAACGTGTAtgcgtatgtgtgtgtgtgtctgcaTTAATGTGCGGAAGCCTTACCTCGTAAGATCATAGCATCTAACTGTCCCGTCCAGCGACGAGGACACGAAGAACTTCTTGTTCGCGCTGAAGACAATACTGGTGACGGTAGACTTGTGCTCGTTGAAAGTCACAAAGCAGAACCCTGAGGTGGTGTTCCAGACCTTCACTTTACCGTCGTACCCGCCCGTCACTATGTAGAGGCCGTCGGGCGAGTACGCGAGGCAGGTCATGTCTAACGAGTGGCCTTGTTGCTTCATTACGTATTGTTCACCTGGGTAAGgtacattgatttaaaaatttaatgccaacaatgtttttaaataaattaaatgtgaaaatatACTACTCAGTGAATCAGTGGGCGATGGTGcgagctatgctcagagtatctTTGCCTGAATTAATCAGAAATGATCTGTAGAAactaagtcactgacatagctgaAAGAGTCTCAAAGCAACATTAGCAATAGGTGTGCAACAATTTCAAGAGCTGATAAATGTTGGAGTCTTAAggaatggcaaccccacacTGCAAGGCGCTTTTCAACCCTTACTGAAGGAAGGTTTAGGTGGATTGATGACATTGGGCTgaagggagccgctagatggcAGCAAAACTATGACTATGTCTAGTATTGGACCTCCATCGgctagtaatgatgatgatgctcaaATATGCTGATCGTGTGGACCAGGTTCACTCGATACTCACTCTGCCACTCCCACACCAGCAGCTGGCCGATGTTGGGGCACCCGAAGGCGATCCAGTCGCCCTGCGCCGACAGCGCGATGCTGCTGATGCGGTGCTCCGATATGCTGAGCGTATGGACCAGGTTCACATCGGGCATCTCATGCAGGAAGAATATGCCGGTGGTAAAACCTGCCGATTGCCACAAAGTCAATATGAACATTATTAAGTTATGACAACACTTGACCATGAATTTACATTAATCAGCCATATTATGAGAGCCAACAATTTTATCTGTATGCGTCAATGAAATATCTCTTGAAAATTATATATGTCGACAAATAACAGCGACATTTCAAAAgagaagaatatttttaatgccacCACAATGTCTATTTCTCCTCTTGTTGTTTTGTGGCTTCCTAGGCAAGTGGAAATAAAACGAAAGTAGATAAAGgcattattaaatgaaaagatCATGCACTTATATAATATACCATGTATGATACTGAATTAAAACTGACCAGTGACCAATATCTTGGTGCCTTTGTGGTAGGCCGCCGCAGACACGCGACACTTGTGGCTGGCGTTGCGTATCGCATCGCCGATGTAATGCCGGCCCAGCTTCTTGTAGCGCAGTCTCTTGTCGTCTTCCACTTTCACTTGCTTCTTCTCAATCTCACTCTCCATGTTCACGTCTTGGTCACTTTCCTGTGAGTAAAATGGAAACTTctgaagtattttaaaaatttgtttatcatTAGAATGCTACTTCACGGCATAACATAGGCTGTATGTTATACCCATACTCCCACAAGATCGGGAATTACACGTCTGTAAGTAcatcgataaaaaaaaaaacccacgactgatgcacgtcacttccccgcacatTTCCACCCGCGCAGACTTTCCCCTTgccgcccgcatatcatgggagtgttatcaacaaacttgccagactatacataTGGTTGCtactgaatatatttttttttacactaggAACTCAAACATTCTTGAACAATAGACACTGCTAAACCACATGACCaccaaatatattaaaaaatacagttaGACTCACATATTCTTTATCTTTCTCAACAATATTCTCCTCGTCCACTTCATCATCTTCCAATTCTGCCTCCTTTTGCAGTTTCCTTCTTTTTTTGTGGGATATCTGAACCTCTGACTTCACCAAATCATCTGCATCTATGCTAGCTTCCCACAAGCAAACTTGACCGTTACGACTAACAGTAATAAGGTCCAAACTCTTCTTTTCAAAGAAAACCCCAAcaattttgtctgtatgtccACTCAAAGAGCACATATTCAAGTTGTCCATATATTCAGATGTGTATATTTTGGTTGTGGTGTCTTTAGATCCGGCGGCAAGTAACTTGCCACAACTTGACCAGTCCAAGCATGTGACTTGGTCATGTGCCTTTTTGAAAACTCGCTTCATTATAAAGGATCTGAACTCTCCAGTGAAAGTACATGGCGCGGTCATTATGAATACTGAAATAAATCaagttatacataaatataattacacttactaagtACGTATAGATAGCagaggtccgctaagaacggattttacagcagggccagattaaggagtTCTAAGGGCACATGAAGTCGAGGGTGTCTGCTAGTAGCTTATATTTAAGAGTACCTTCTAGGTAATTATGTATCGCCAAAGGGAGACGACAGTTATCaaaatacatctatactaatattataaagaggtaaagtttgtaagtttgtaacattctttaaatggggtaatcttcggaactactggtccgatttcaaaaattctttcaccagtagaatgctacattatcggggagtgctataggctatatagcatatatttatataggtatcatatatattagccgagttatcaccgtttttgtcatacaggtcggaccgagaatcctcttaaacagacttattcgcatgcgctgccttaactattgtgtaaaatttaaattaatgtatagagtctttatgtatctttaaaagttctacaaaaaagtccgcaacatcatatatctatcttttttttttatatgtaatttctGCGACATGGCGATCTGCTCATAGGCAATAAGCCATTCATTTAtctgatatcatcatatcatttaatgttttctttgaGAGCCATTTTGCTGCAGATTCCCTGTCAGCAGCTCTCCCTTTGGCTTGTTATGGAAATCTGTTCCACAGGTCGGGAATGCTGTGTCTTTGTAGCCGAGTAAAACGGAGTCCACCCTCGCGACTCAGAGCCCGTGCAAGCTCATTTGTGTGAATTGTCAGTCTCTCCTGATACCTCAGGCTGCACTGGGATATTTGTTCACCTACAGTTTTTATGTCAATGTCGTGGTACATGTATTTATTGCTGATACATCGCGGGATGCCAAACATTGTTCTTAGTGCTTTATTTTGGAATCTTTCCAGTATTTCAATACCGTATAATAACAAAATCcgtagtttcggagataatacaaaatttctaaacgacgcagaaattccgctatatgtcgccccgcgctttcatttacgttgttcccgttcccgtgtgaatatggggatcaaacattacaataatgcatgctgtctgcaaaaatgacgatatgttaactctaagttaagtgaacagtacgttcttttttggagaaataaatatctttaaaccgaacatagcctatgacacttgcaaataacgtagctttctattggtaaaacaattttccaaatcggtccagtagatccagagatttcctcctacaaccacaaaaactttacctcttaaattattagcatagaagtctctatttcccttggtcatagCACCACTCTTGAAGGGCTAGAgaatttatagagtagggtagtgtacgggtagggaagcgtagtagtagggtagtgtaggggtagggcaggggtggagccggggtagaggtaggataggggtagtgtagaggtaagggtaggataaggaaatggtagggtaggggtaagataggcgtgagataagggtacgggtgggataggggtaggaaagggatagggtacggggagggtaggggtagggtaggggtagggtagaggtagggtagggtaggggtagggttggggtagtggtagggtaggggtagggtaggatagaggtagtagtaaagttgacaacgAACTTTACGCGgccaaagtcgcgggcgtccgctagttttcaataACTGTCACACTCACATTTGGATCTCTACAACCATTGGATCAATTTCTACTTGGTAACATGAGATAAGAtagaaagtaaaattaaaagaaattataatgttgttaacaattgtaaattattataatattgtacgatttttttaatagaacaaCTGTTTAGTTTCTTAttggttcttctcagcagaaccttaataagagtctttacaaatagttcaaATTTGATATAtcagaagtgcttgtaaaataagcctacttgaaataaatgaattttgattttttttaaatatacaaaatatacaaacctGTATCATCACAGCAGGCAGCAAACAGTTTACCATCAGGACTGAACTTCACTGCATTGACTTGTTCCTTAAACTTATACCTGTGTATAACTGTGCATGTCAAAAGACTAATCATCTGGGCTTCTCCCtctgtaaattaaattttaccatcatcatcttggccctaacataatttaaaactaagtaGCTTCCTGCcctttgtatatttaaatcttttaaaatactCAACTGATTTTAAAGCAGTTTACAAGAATAGATAGAGTTATTTAaggtatagtctggcaagtttattgatgacacttccatgatatgcgggcaacggggggaaagactgcgctggtgtgaaatcgtgcgtgaaggaaagtgaggtgcatcgtgggtttttcattcattcatcgctacacgcccctcggcccgcgcggaccatcaagagagttacgaacaaagttgccaagctatagtataacATTTTTGTGGTTCGGGATTTTAATTACA
This window of the Bicyclus anynana chromosome 6, ilBicAnyn1.1, whole genome shotgun sequence genome carries:
- the LOC112050554 gene encoding periodic tryptophan protein 2 homolog; its protein translation is MKYNYKFQNLLGTVYRRGDILFTNDGNCVFSPVGNKITLYNLKQNKSNTLPVESHFNYTAIDVSPNGSVLLAINEKGEAQMISLLTCTVIHRYKFKEQVNAVKFSPDGKLFAACCDDTVFIMTAPCTFTGEFRSFIMKRVFKKAHDQVTCLDWSSCGKLLAAGSKDTTTKIYTSEYMDNLNMCSLSGHTDKIVGVFFEKKSLDLITVSRNGQVCLWEASIDADDLVKSEVQISHKKRRKLQKEAELEDDEVDEENIVEKDKEYESDQDVNMESEIEKKQVKVEDDKRLRYKKLGRHYIGDAIRNASHKCRVSAAAYHKGTKILVTGFTTGIFFLHEMPDVNLVHTLSISEHRISSIALSAQGDWIAFGCPNIGQLLVWEWQSEQYVMKQQGHSLDMTCLAYSPDGLYIVTGGYDGKVKVWNTTSGFCFVTFNEHKSTVTSIVFSANKKFFVSSSLDGTVRCYDLTRYRNFRTLTSPSLVQFACAAVDSSGELCAAGGHDVFEIFVWSIKFGKLLEVLGGHEAPVASLAFSPTLSSSRLASASWDKTVKLWNCVETSSDCETIQLTADALQVAFRPDGEEIAVSTLDGNISFFNVTTSDQTGSIEGRSDLGSGRADTDLITPQKMLKTKAFTTICYSSDGSSILGAGNSKHVCLYSIRESVLVKKFVITQNRSLDAVNDFINRRFLTEFGNMALVENRDALEGGDVNIRLPGVKAGDMADRKVKPEVRVHCVRFSPTGESFAVAATEGLMLYSQNAGLDGTFRPYRLESGSTPLAVKQLLEQRSWGAALVGALQLNEHDVIQQCVEAVPPTDIELTVASLEEDYTHRLLNTIARLLEDSRHLEHLLLWVKSIVTAKKKFPQPVLLALEKVLTVKYSQLSKICDFNKYTIRCIKSVGELTPKQEDEHMDSDHSSGRGTFSDSDSD